A DNA window from Dehalococcoidia bacterium contains the following coding sequences:
- a CDS encoding 2-oxoacid:acceptor oxidoreductase subunit alpha, whose amino-acid sequence MRSLQVCGAGRAGDGTNTNISMLGQVLKDLGAWAFVWREEVYSNIQTRDTAFGLRAADAPIYGPDDHFDILEAFDQGALLDWTGEGRVPPLSRLRNGGVVLYDSSPRLEYPNTGHEVRPEQVEDVLRAKGARLFGLPMGRMAKEQFGNYIVRGTIALGVLAHMLSLPEEAFARRFARIFGEGSDLFRLNLEAFRAGLEHARAEGWELPDLRLPISAPDGDQRQLLLGNEAVALGSIVAGCRFYAGYPITPASEVLEYMAEKMPALGGVVIQADSEMAAAHHVIGGSVAGARAMTATSGPGFSLMQEAISAAGMTETPVVIVVSQRGGPATGLPTKVGQEDLNEVVFGGHGDFARIVLAPTEPEDAFYMMEKAFNLADRYQCPVFVVYDQMFAQSTYTTPPLDPARFVIDRGKVVTGPVNGHNGRYRRYALTEDGISPRAFPGTPGIHTIYANTNEHTEEGYITEEMVVRQAMVEKRVVKRMALIQRDPDLPSPRLHGPADAPIGFIAYGSTYGPVLEAVERLASAGHRAKFMALRTIWPFPSREVRRFVGSCRVVYVVEYSAAAQLRGLVQREATGPMPRKLRSILRYDGRPMTPGYILQSL is encoded by the coding sequence ATGCGTTCCTTGCAGGTCTGCGGGGCCGGTCGCGCCGGCGATGGCACCAACACCAATATCTCGATGCTGGGCCAGGTGCTGAAGGACCTGGGGGCATGGGCCTTCGTCTGGCGCGAGGAGGTCTATTCCAACATCCAGACCCGCGACACGGCCTTCGGGCTGCGCGCCGCCGACGCCCCCATCTACGGCCCTGACGACCACTTCGACATCCTGGAGGCCTTCGATCAGGGCGCCCTTCTGGACTGGACGGGCGAGGGCAGAGTGCCCCCACTGTCGCGCCTGCGCAACGGCGGCGTCGTCCTTTACGACTCCTCTCCGCGCCTCGAATACCCCAACACGGGGCACGAGGTGCGTCCCGAGCAGGTCGAGGACGTCCTGAGGGCCAAGGGTGCACGGCTGTTCGGCCTGCCTATGGGCCGAATGGCCAAGGAGCAGTTCGGGAACTACATCGTCCGCGGCACCATCGCCCTGGGCGTCCTGGCCCACATGCTTTCCCTGCCCGAGGAGGCCTTCGCCCGGCGCTTCGCCCGCATCTTCGGCGAGGGCAGCGACCTCTTCCGTCTGAACCTGGAGGCCTTCCGTGCCGGCCTGGAGCACGCCCGAGCCGAGGGCTGGGAGCTGCCCGACCTGCGGCTGCCCATCTCGGCCCCGGACGGCGACCAGCGTCAGCTGCTGCTGGGCAACGAGGCGGTGGCCCTGGGCTCCATCGTGGCCGGCTGTCGCTTCTATGCCGGTTACCCCATCACCCCTGCGTCGGAGGTGCTGGAGTACATGGCCGAGAAGATGCCGGCCCTCGGAGGCGTGGTGATCCAGGCCGACAGCGAGATGGCCGCCGCTCACCACGTCATCGGCGGCAGCGTGGCCGGCGCCCGCGCCATGACGGCTACCTCCGGCCCGGGCTTCTCGCTGATGCAGGAAGCCATCTCGGCAGCGGGGATGACCGAAACGCCGGTGGTCATCGTCGTGTCGCAGAGGGGCGGGCCGGCCACAGGGCTGCCCACCAAGGTGGGGCAGGAGGACCTGAACGAGGTCGTCTTCGGAGGCCACGGCGACTTCGCTCGCATCGTGCTGGCGCCCACCGAGCCCGAGGATGCCTTCTACATGATGGAGAAGGCGTTCAATCTGGCCGACCGCTACCAGTGCCCCGTGTTCGTGGTCTATGACCAGATGTTCGCCCAGTCCACCTACACTACGCCGCCCCTGGACCCGGCCCGCTTCGTCATCGACCGGGGGAAGGTGGTGACCGGCCCCGTCAACGGGCACAACGGTCGCTATCGCCGCTACGCCCTCACGGAGGACGGCATCTCGCCGCGGGCCTTTCCGGGCACCCCGGGCATCCACACCATCTATGCCAACACCAACGAGCACACCGAGGAGGGCTACATCACCGAGGAGATGGTCGTCCGCCAGGCGATGGTGGAGAAGCGGGTGGTCAAGCGCATGGCCCTGATTCAGCGCGACCCCGACCTGCCCTCGCCGCGGCTCCACGGCCCCGCCGATGCCCCCATAGGCTTCATCGCCTACGGCTCCACCTACGGGCCGGTGCTGGAGGCGGTGGAGCGCCTGGCGTCAGCGGGCCACAGGGCCAAGTTCATGGCGCTGCGCACCATCTGGCCCTTCCCGTCGCGGGAGGTGCGCCGTTTCGTCGGTAGCTGCCGCGTGGTCTACGTGGTGGAATACTCGGCCGCCGCCCAGCTCAGGGGGCTGGTGCAGCGGGAGGCCACAGGCCCCATGCCTCGCAAGCTGCGCTCCATCCTGCGCTACGACGGTCGGCCCATGACCCCCGGCTACATACTGCAGTCCCTGTGA
- a CDS encoding acyl-CoA dehydrogenase family protein yields MDFRLSPQQQALRQEVCRFLSQELGADHDSDPAPLPPGYLHHREFERKLGERGWLSLNWPPQYGGSGRPTFDQFLVEEEIGLHGGPASDALGRVIAAPIILAFGSEEQRQEFLPRMARGELAWCLGYTEPEAGSDLASAQTVARAEGDFYVVSGRKLYTSGAEFADLCLLVARTDPTAPKHAGISLLAVPMSSPGVTVRPLYNLLGLHWFNEVTFDQVRVPRRYLIGPENGGWQILNSALGVERITVYRCFLHWRLFRGLLRWAREHDLGPGRGVVRQRLADLAIGFEVARLLLYRAVLMHDRGLDYRPQAAMVKLFNSELAQRLYQVAVSLLGPYGSLREGSPWAPWQGAVAHGYLSAVQETVGAGTSEVQRNIIALRGLGLPRG; encoded by the coding sequence ATGGATTTCCGTCTCAGCCCGCAACAGCAGGCCCTGCGCCAGGAGGTGTGTCGCTTTCTCAGCCAGGAGTTGGGGGCCGACCACGATAGCGACCCCGCACCGCTCCCGCCGGGCTATCTGCACCACAGGGAGTTCGAGCGCAAGCTGGGCGAGCGAGGCTGGCTGTCCCTCAACTGGCCTCCCCAGTACGGCGGCAGTGGCCGACCGACCTTCGACCAGTTCCTGGTAGAGGAGGAGATAGGCCTGCACGGCGGCCCGGCCAGCGACGCCCTCGGCCGCGTCATCGCTGCCCCTATCATCCTCGCCTTTGGCAGCGAGGAGCAGAGGCAGGAGTTCCTGCCCCGCATGGCCCGAGGGGAGCTGGCCTGGTGCCTGGGCTACACGGAGCCGGAGGCAGGCTCCGACCTGGCCTCGGCCCAGACCGTGGCCCGTGCCGAAGGCGACTTCTACGTGGTCAGCGGGCGCAAGCTCTACACCAGCGGCGCCGAGTTTGCCGACCTCTGCCTCCTAGTGGCCCGCACCGATCCGACGGCCCCCAAGCATGCCGGCATCTCGTTGCTGGCGGTGCCCATGTCGTCGCCGGGGGTGACGGTGCGCCCCCTGTACAACCTGCTGGGGCTCCACTGGTTCAACGAGGTCACCTTCGACCAGGTGCGGGTCCCGCGGCGCTACCTCATCGGCCCCGAGAACGGCGGCTGGCAGATACTCAACTCGGCCCTGGGAGTGGAGCGCATCACCGTCTATCGTTGCTTCCTGCACTGGCGCCTGTTCAGGGGGCTACTGCGCTGGGCCCGGGAGCACGACCTGGGGCCAGGGCGGGGCGTGGTGCGCCAGCGCCTGGCCGATCTGGCCATCGGCTTCGAGGTGGCGCGGCTGCTGCTCTACCGGGCGGTGCTGATGCACGACCGTGGCCTGGACTACCGGCCTCAGGCAGCCATGGTGAAGCTGTTCAACAGCGAGCTGGCCCAGCGCCTCTATCAAGTGGCCGTCTCGCTGCTGGGACCCTACGGGTCGCTGCGGGAGGGCTCGCCGTGGGCACCCTGGCAGGGGGCGGTGGCCCACGGCTACCTGTCGGCCGTCCAGGAGACGGTGGGCGCCGGCACCTCGGAGGTCCAGCGCAACATCATCGCCCTACGGGGTCTGGGCCTCCCCAGGGGGTGA
- a CDS encoding thiamine pyrophosphate-dependent enzyme codes for MAVYTPEKPLTAADISGPGAWWCSGCGDFGVTAAFKDVVMTLVNELGVPLERIFIMSGIGCSSKEPEMLRLNSYHGQHGRSIPVAMGVALANPNLVVVDFGGDGDTYAIGMEHFVHACVKNVNMTLVVMNNQVYGLTRGQASPTGHLGLKTSSTPEGKRVRPVNPLKLAIAAGAAFVARGVSWKKKELAELMLRAIQTRGFSLLDVFSPCVTYHREPGYRGSGAIVDWYRLNYVMDIQEAWREMRDQVFSEEERAYLPSDYDPTHPEAALYALRLIEEAAKMGREVTGLLLVNESAPTLEEALGVSPQRAPALVDISVEANLEQYQRLLAELR; via the coding sequence ATGGCTGTTTACACGCCCGAGAAGCCCCTGACAGCGGCCGACATCAGCGGCCCTGGCGCCTGGTGGTGCAGCGGCTGCGGCGACTTCGGGGTCACCGCCGCCTTCAAGGACGTCGTCATGACCCTGGTCAACGAGCTGGGAGTGCCCCTGGAGCGGATCTTCATCATGTCGGGCATCGGCTGCTCCAGCAAGGAGCCGGAGATGCTGCGGCTCAACTCGTACCACGGCCAGCACGGGCGCTCCATCCCGGTGGCCATGGGGGTGGCCCTGGCCAACCCCAACCTGGTGGTGGTGGACTTCGGCGGCGACGGCGATACCTACGCCATCGGCATGGAGCACTTCGTCCATGCCTGTGTCAAGAACGTCAACATGACCCTCGTCGTCATGAACAACCAGGTTTACGGCTTGACCCGCGGCCAGGCGTCGCCCACGGGCCACCTGGGGCTCAAGACCAGCTCCACTCCGGAGGGCAAGAGGGTGCGGCCTGTGAACCCCCTGAAGCTGGCCATCGCCGCCGGCGCCGCCTTCGTCGCCCGCGGCGTCTCCTGGAAGAAGAAGGAGCTGGCCGAGCTGATGCTGCGGGCCATCCAGACCAGAGGCTTCTCTCTGCTGGACGTCTTCTCGCCCTGCGTCACGTATCACCGCGAACCTGGCTACCGCGGCAGCGGCGCCATCGTCGACTGGTACCGCCTGAACTACGTTATGGACATCCAGGAGGCCTGGCGGGAGATGCGCGACCAGGTCTTCAGCGAAGAGGAGCGCGCCTACCTGCCGAGCGATTACGATCCCACCCATCCCGAGGCCGCCCTTTACGCCCTTCGCCTCATCGAGGAGGCGGCCAAGATGGGCCGCGAGGTGACGGGGCTGCTGCTAGTGAACGAGTCGGCCCCCACCCTCGAGGAGGCCCTGGGCGTGTCGCCCCAGCGAGCGCCCGCCCTGGTCGACATCTCGGTGGAGGCCAACCTGGAACAATACCAGCGACTGCTGGCTGAGCTGCGCTAG
- a CDS encoding thiamine pyrophosphate-binding protein, with amino-acid sequence MARVHGGEMIARVLAAAGVRELFTLHGGHIDPILEACDRLGFRIVDTRHEQAAAHMADGWARTTGRLGVCAVTAGPGVTDAVTGVANAFMDCVPMLVLGGRSPLRDDDTLPLQGFPQLEMMRPITKWARCVYHPERIPEYVAMAIRQATTGRPGPVYLEVPIDVLFASCDEEQVVWPQQLRPEHPPAPRPEAVEAVLDLLEKAERPVILAGGGVWFSGGADLLRELAEVTSVPVFMNVKARGAVPEDTPLGYGGFGIFSSGLVQREVGPADLVLVLGARLGLFTGGRRQSVIPPSATVVQVDIEGEEIGRNRDVQVGIEADCREFLRLLVEGARRRRWPERSRWLDVLQQAQRERQQAFAQALERDDVPIHPFRLAHELAQRLGPDDVVVADGGEAASWIADAVAMRRPGRFLSHGYLGCLGVGLPFAAACKLAHPESRVLLVTGDGSVGLNFAEFHTAVRHGLPFACVIFNDKAWGMSRHGQQIMFRGRTIATDLGLVHYEKAAAGFGVHPELVTRPQEIGPALERAYATGQVACINALIDPEVVAPVTLAMMGLPAAPRPERTTDEGKTVLPYYGQREL; translated from the coding sequence ATGGCCCGCGTCCACGGTGGCGAGATGATCGCCCGGGTGCTGGCGGCGGCCGGCGTTCGGGAGCTCTTCACCCTGCATGGCGGCCACATCGACCCCATCCTGGAGGCATGCGACCGTCTCGGCTTTCGCATCGTCGACACCCGTCACGAGCAGGCGGCGGCCCACATGGCCGATGGCTGGGCGCGCACCACCGGTCGTCTCGGCGTTTGCGCCGTGACCGCCGGGCCGGGAGTCACCGATGCTGTGACGGGGGTGGCCAACGCCTTTATGGACTGCGTGCCGATGCTGGTGCTGGGGGGCCGCAGCCCCCTGCGGGACGATGACACGCTGCCGCTGCAGGGCTTCCCGCAGCTGGAGATGATGCGGCCCATCACCAAGTGGGCCCGTTGCGTGTATCATCCCGAGCGCATTCCCGAATATGTGGCCATGGCCATCCGCCAGGCCACCACCGGACGCCCGGGTCCTGTCTACCTCGAAGTCCCCATCGATGTCCTTTTCGCCTCCTGCGACGAGGAGCAGGTGGTCTGGCCCCAGCAGCTCCGGCCGGAGCACCCGCCGGCCCCGCGTCCCGAGGCGGTGGAGGCGGTGCTGGACCTGCTGGAGAAGGCCGAGCGGCCGGTCATCCTGGCGGGAGGGGGCGTCTGGTTCTCGGGCGGGGCCGACCTGCTACGGGAGCTGGCCGAGGTGACCTCGGTGCCGGTGTTCATGAACGTCAAGGCCCGCGGCGCCGTGCCCGAGGACACTCCCCTGGGCTATGGCGGCTTCGGCATCTTCTCCTCCGGGCTGGTCCAGAGGGAAGTCGGGCCGGCTGACCTAGTGCTGGTGCTAGGGGCGCGGCTGGGCCTCTTCACCGGAGGACGACGACAGAGCGTCATTCCGCCATCGGCCACTGTGGTCCAGGTGGACATCGAGGGCGAGGAGATAGGCCGTAACCGCGACGTGCAGGTGGGCATCGAGGCCGACTGCCGGGAGTTCCTGCGCCTGCTGGTGGAGGGCGCTCGTCGTCGGCGCTGGCCCGAGAGGTCCCGCTGGCTAGATGTGCTGCAGCAGGCCCAGCGGGAGCGTCAGCAGGCCTTCGCCCAGGCCCTGGAACGAGACGATGTGCCCATCCACCCCTTCCGCCTCGCTCACGAACTGGCCCAGCGCCTCGGCCCCGACGACGTGGTGGTGGCCGATGGCGGCGAGGCGGCCTCTTGGATAGCCGATGCCGTGGCCATGCGCCGTCCCGGCCGCTTCCTTTCCCATGGCTACCTAGGCTGCCTGGGGGTGGGACTCCCCTTCGCCGCCGCCTGCAAGCTGGCCCATCCCGAGAGCCGAGTGCTGCTGGTAACGGGCGACGGCTCGGTGGGCCTCAACTTCGCCGAATTCCACACCGCCGTCCGCCACGGACTGCCCTTTGCCTGCGTCATCTTCAACGATAAGGCCTGGGGGATGTCCCGCCACGGCCAGCAGATCATGTTCCGGGGACGGACCATCGCTACCGACCTGGGGCTCGTCCACTACGAGAAGGCAGCGGCCGGCTTCGGCGTCCACCCCGAGCTGGTAACGCGACCCCAGGAGATAGGCCCTGCCCTGGAGCGGGCCTACGCCACGGGCCAGGTGGCCTGCATCAACGCCCTCATCGACCCCGAGGTGGTGGCCCCCGTCACCCTGGCCATGATGGGTCTGCCCGCTGCCCCCCGGCCTGAGAGGACCACGGACGAAGGCAAGACGGTCTTGCCCTACTACGGCCAGCGAGAGCTGTAG
- the lpdA gene encoding dihydrolipoyl dehydrogenase: protein MEEQDYDLVVLGGGTGGYTAAIRASQAGLRVALVEQEKVGGVCLHRGCIPTKALLEAAEVLARVRAAPRFGVRAEEAGLDFDRLHERKRQVVEALYQSLQRLLQKHRVEIVQGRGRLLSPRQVAVEGPGQRRLRARFVVLATGSRPRELPGLPFDGHRVLSSDHLLEMTTPPESIAIVGAGAVGLEFASFFLDIGVPVTIIELLPRLLPTEDEELGRGLERLLTARGATVLTSARLLTEKCRVLEDRVELTVEHDGGERTVQASHVLVAIGRRGNVEELGLEKTAVRLQDGFVRVDGQMQTDEPGVYAVGDLVGGPMLAHKAAAEGAIAAEAIAGGSPRPLDYSRVPRVVYTRPHAAAVGLTEEEARRNGRPVRAQRFSFRNNAMALLRDETDGAAKVVMDAETGDLLGIHLLGPQAGELVGEAALGLYLQASAWELGTSVHPHPSLSEALMDAAQLAARVSIYL from the coding sequence ATGGAGGAGCAGGATTACGACCTGGTAGTCCTGGGCGGGGGGACGGGAGGCTACACCGCCGCTATCAGGGCGTCCCAGGCAGGCCTGAGGGTCGCCCTGGTGGAGCAAGAAAAGGTTGGCGGGGTCTGCCTGCACCGAGGCTGTATCCCCACCAAGGCCCTCCTGGAGGCGGCCGAGGTCCTGGCGCGGGTGCGGGCCGCCCCGCGCTTCGGGGTGCGGGCGGAGGAGGCCGGGCTGGACTTCGACCGCCTCCACGAGCGCAAGCGACAGGTCGTGGAGGCCCTCTATCAGAGCCTCCAGCGCCTACTCCAGAAGCACAGGGTCGAGATCGTTCAGGGCCGGGGACGCTTGCTCTCCCCCCGGCAAGTAGCCGTGGAGGGCCCTGGGCAGCGAAGGCTCAGGGCCCGCTTCGTGGTGCTGGCCACCGGCTCTCGCCCTCGCGAGCTGCCCGGACTCCCGTTCGACGGCCATCGCGTCCTCAGCAGCGACCACCTGCTGGAGATGACGACCCCTCCTGAGAGCATCGCCATCGTCGGTGCCGGTGCCGTGGGCCTGGAGTTCGCGTCCTTCTTCCTCGATATAGGCGTCCCCGTCACCATCATCGAGCTGCTGCCGCGATTGCTGCCCACCGAGGACGAAGAGCTGGGGCGCGGACTGGAGCGGCTGCTGACGGCCCGCGGCGCCACCGTCCTGACCTCCGCCAGGTTGCTGACGGAGAAGTGTCGGGTGTTGGAGGACCGCGTGGAGCTGACGGTGGAGCACGATGGCGGCGAGCGGACGGTGCAGGCCTCTCACGTGCTGGTGGCCATCGGCCGTCGGGGCAATGTGGAGGAGTTGGGCCTGGAGAAGACGGCCGTGCGCCTTCAGGACGGGTTCGTGCGGGTGGACGGGCAGATGCAGACCGACGAGCCAGGCGTCTACGCTGTCGGCGACCTGGTAGGCGGGCCGATGCTCGCCCATAAGGCTGCTGCCGAGGGGGCGATAGCGGCCGAGGCCATTGCTGGCGGGTCGCCTCGGCCCCTGGACTACTCCCGCGTCCCCAGGGTGGTCTACACGCGTCCCCACGCCGCCGCCGTGGGCCTGACGGAGGAAGAGGCCCGCCGCAACGGGCGGCCCGTTCGTGCCCAGCGCTTCTCCTTCCGCAACAACGCTATGGCCCTCCTTCGCGACGAGACCGACGGGGCCGCGAAAGTGGTCATGGACGCCGAGACGGGCGACCTCCTGGGCATTCACCTGCTGGGCCCCCAGGCTGGCGAGCTGGTGGGCGAGGCAGCCTTGGGCCTCTACCTTCAGGCCTCGGCATGGGAGCTGGGGACCAGCGTCCACCCTCACCCCAGCCTGAGCGAGGCTCTCATGGACGCGGCCCAGCTGGCTGCCAGGGTGAGCATCTACCTCTGA
- a CDS encoding SRPBCC family protein, translating to MPRIRKAIDIEATPEHVFAEVSEPARQVQWALPFRSIEVPENGPPVQGSVQRWAFKVGPRTWDLAAVVTDYRHNQTIARETREGGLHLRDRFTVLPQSGEVTRVEWVIEYEPPMGLLGRLLDALVMVRVFENDMETSLERLKARLEG from the coding sequence ATGCCGCGTATCCGCAAGGCCATAGATATCGAGGCCACCCCCGAGCACGTCTTCGCTGAGGTGTCGGAGCCGGCCCGCCAGGTCCAGTGGGCGCTCCCCTTCCGGTCCATCGAGGTGCCGGAGAACGGGCCGCCCGTCCAGGGCTCCGTCCAGCGGTGGGCCTTCAAGGTTGGCCCCCGCACCTGGGACCTGGCAGCCGTCGTCACCGACTACCGCCACAACCAGACCATCGCCCGCGAGACCAGGGAGGGAGGGCTGCACCTCCGCGACCGCTTCACCGTCCTGCCTCAGAGCGGCGAGGTGACCCGGGTGGAGTGGGTGATAGAATATGAGCCACCCATGGGCCTGCTGGGGCGTCTGCTGGACGCCCTGGTGATGGTGAGGGTCTTCGAGAACGATATGGAGACTTCGCTGGAGCGCCTCAAGGCCAGGCTGGAAGGGTAA